In a genomic window of Gloeocapsopsis dulcis:
- a CDS encoding ATP-binding protein translates to MADYIHMAESCINHNRHTTELEKDYSPSFAVLDAVSTLIVVLDLQGYIVYFNQACEKTTGYLFKDVKGRHICELFLMSQEVELTEIVCQQLRTGDFPNEYQAYWLTKDGTQQQVAWSNTILNNHGSVKYIVCSGTQVTEPQLIKTVSKHCSQSSQLLAEIAFKIRQSLQLEEILQTAVTEVRNLLQTDRVVIYRLWSNGTGSVVTEAVDSEWSAILGKNITDICFEQYGYIEQYRQGRIRAITDVEKADIQPCHVEFLKQFDVKANLVVPILHKEELWGLLIAHQCAHTRQWTSFETELLKQLADQIGIALAQAQLLEALRESEERYALAIRGANDGIWDWNLKTNTVYFSSGWKAMLGYQDHQIGDRIDEWFNRIHPDEQEHVRKQFAAHLEGNTPNFKSEHRMLHQDGTYRWMCSRGLAVWNAEGNACRLVGSQKDISERKWAEEEILKALEKEKELSELKSRFVSMVSHEFRTPLTTILSSIELLEYYSAQLTEKEKLDFMTQIRTAVQRMTQLLDDVLAINKAEAGKLDFNPVPVALDTFCRTLVKEMQLNNGTNHVISFTSQCQYLTVCMDEKLLRHIFTNLLSNAVKYSPQGSTIHFEVSCQNEEAIFQVKDEGIGIPPEEQEQLFEPFHRAKNVGSIPGTGLGLSIVKRLTKLHGGRITVASQVGVGTTFIVTLPFNSF, encoded by the coding sequence ATGGCAGACTATATTCACATGGCAGAATCATGCATTAATCACAATAGGCACACAACAGAGCTTGAAAAAGATTACTCCCCCTCCTTTGCAGTGCTTGATGCGGTTAGTACTTTAATAGTTGTACTAGATCTGCAAGGTTACATTGTTTACTTTAATCAAGCCTGTGAGAAAACCACCGGTTATTTGTTTAAAGATGTTAAGGGCAGGCATATTTGCGAACTATTCCTTATGTCGCAGGAGGTAGAACTAACTGAAATCGTCTGCCAGCAGCTACGAACTGGCGATTTTCCCAATGAGTACCAAGCCTACTGGCTTACAAAAGACGGGACTCAGCAACAGGTTGCTTGGTCTAACACCATTTTGAATAATCACGGTTCCGTCAAATATATTGTTTGCAGTGGTACTCAGGTTACCGAACCTCAACTGATAAAAACAGTATCAAAACACTGTAGTCAAAGCTCCCAACTACTTGCCGAGATCGCGTTTAAGATCCGCCAGTCTTTGCAGTTGGAGGAAATCCTCCAAACCGCCGTTACAGAGGTGCGAAATCTGCTTCAGACCGATAGAGTTGTGATTTATCGCTTGTGGTCAAATGGAACTGGCAGCGTGGTGACAGAGGCAGTTGATTCTGAGTGGTCTGCTATTTTAGGAAAAAATATTACTGATATTTGCTTTGAACAATACGGGTATATTGAGCAGTATCGTCAAGGGCGAATTCGGGCAATTACTGATGTAGAGAAGGCTGACATTCAACCTTGTCATGTCGAATTTCTCAAGCAGTTTGATGTGAAGGCAAACCTCGTTGTTCCTATTCTTCACAAGGAAGAACTCTGGGGTTTACTGATCGCGCATCAGTGTGCCCATACTCGGCAGTGGACTAGTTTTGAAACTGAACTTTTGAAGCAGCTAGCTGATCAAATAGGCATTGCCCTTGCCCAAGCCCAACTACTAGAAGCACTACGCGAGAGTGAAGAGCGTTATGCACTTGCGATTCGTGGTGCCAATGACGGAATATGGGATTGGAATCTGAAAACCAATACGGTCTATTTTTCTTCTGGCTGGAAAGCCATGCTCGGCTACCAGGATCATCAAATTGGCGATCGCATTGATGAATGGTTTAATCGAATCCATCCTGATGAGCAAGAACACGTTAGGAAGCAATTTGCTGCTCATTTAGAAGGAAACACCCCTAATTTCAAAAGCGAACATCGGATGTTGCATCAAGATGGCACCTACCGCTGGATGTGTAGTCGCGGGCTTGCTGTTTGGAATGCAGAAGGTAATGCCTGTCGCCTAGTCGGTTCTCAGAAGGATATCAGCGAACGCAAGTGGGCAGAAGAAGAAATTCTCAAAGCGTTGGAAAAAGAAAAAGAACTTAGCGAACTTAAATCTCGCTTTGTTTCTATGGTTTCCCATGAGTTTCGCACGCCGCTGACTACAATCTTATCCTCTATCGAGTTGCTGGAATATTACAGCGCTCAGTTAACTGAGAAAGAAAAGCTGGATTTTATGACTCAAATTCGTACCGCTGTTCAACGGATGACTCAGCTTTTAGATGATGTTTTAGCAATTAACAAAGCAGAAGCAGGAAAACTAGATTTCAACCCAGTTCCCGTTGCTCTAGACACTTTCTGCCGCACTTTAGTGAAAGAGATGCAACTCAACAATGGAACTAATCATGTGATTTCTTTTACGAGTCAATGCCAGTATTTAACTGTTTGCATGGATGAAAAACTTCTACGGCACATCTTCACTAATTTGCTCTCAAATGCTGTCAAGTATTCACCGCAAGGTAGTACTATCCATTTTGAAGTTAGTTGTCAGAATGAAGAGGCGATTTTTCAGGTTAAAGATGAGGGGATTGGCATTCCTCCAGAGGAGCAAGAACAATTGTTTGAGCCATTCCATCGAGCTAAAAATGTCGGTAGTATCCCTGGTACAGGACTTGGGTTATCTATTGTTAAAAGATTAACAAAATTACACGGTGGCAGAATTACGGTTGCTAGTCAAGTCGGAGTTGGTACAACTTTTATAGTTACTCTTCCTTTTAATTCCTTTTAA
- a CDS encoding hybrid sensor histidine kinase/response regulator: MQKILVIEDEESVRSNLLKILQFEKFHVIGAENGYVGLQVAKEQVPDLILCDIMMPELDGYAVRNTLSEDPVTATIPFIFLTAKVDKADMRLGMSLGADDYLTKPFTRNELLNTIFARLDKQAAFNIQFQEKLDRLRGSITYSLPHELLIPLTQIQQVLQTITNTSDSIDQHKIQEMTKGAYASSLRLQRQLQNFLLYALLQNTAVDLEQVKGLRGNCTSMATSAIADVAIEKAKDFEREFDLHLELQDTSIPILEANLAKIVEELIDNAFKFSPPGTPVRIESILDRNMFILYVEDQGRGMTNEQIAKLGAYMQFERKYEQQGIGLGLTIAKRLAELYGGELTIDSIPGKTTVCVTLPM, encoded by the coding sequence ATGCAAAAAATTTTAGTTATTGAAGATGAGGAATCTGTCCGTTCCAATCTTCTTAAGATTCTCCAGTTTGAGAAATTTCATGTGATTGGAGCGGAGAACGGTTACGTCGGCTTGCAGGTGGCTAAGGAACAAGTACCTGATTTAATTCTTTGTGACATTATGATGCCTGAGCTGGATGGTTACGCTGTCCGAAATACCTTAAGCGAAGACCCTGTTACTGCAACAATTCCATTTATTTTTCTTACTGCCAAAGTTGACAAAGCTGATATGCGTTTAGGTATGAGCTTAGGAGCAGATGATTATCTGACTAAGCCATTTACGCGCAATGAACTATTAAATACAATCTTTGCCCGACTTGATAAACAGGCAGCTTTTAACATACAGTTTCAGGAAAAACTAGATAGATTGCGCGGTAGTATTACCTATTCGTTACCTCATGAACTACTGATACCACTGACTCAAATTCAGCAAGTTTTACAAACTATAACAAATACATCCGACTCGATCGATCAACATAAAATCCAGGAAATGACAAAGGGAGCTTATGCTTCAAGTCTGCGTTTACAAAGACAGCTCCAGAATTTTTTACTTTATGCACTACTTCAAAACACAGCTGTTGATCTAGAGCAAGTCAAGGGACTACGAGGTAACTGTACTAGTATGGCAACGTCTGCGATCGCAGACGTTGCCATCGAAAAGGCTAAAGACTTCGAGCGCGAATTTGATTTGCACTTGGAACTTCAAGATACAAGCATTCCAATTTTAGAAGCAAATTTGGCGAAAATTGTGGAGGAACTAATAGATAATGCCTTCAAATTTTCTCCACCAGGAACGCCCGTTCGGATAGAAAGCATTCTTGATCGCAATATGTTTATCCTATACGTTGAGGATCAAGGACGGGGGATGACAAATGAGCAAATTGCTAAGCTTGGGGCTTATATGCAGTTTGAGCGCAAATACGAGCAACAAGGCATAGGATTAGGACTCACTATCGCCAAACGCCTAGCTGAATTGTATGGAGGAGAATTAACGATAGATAGCATTCCTGGCAAAACAACTGTGTGTGTTACGCTTCCAATGTAG
- a CDS encoding Uma2 family endonuclease, with protein sequence MNRTAHQLSLQKFLSLPDNDRYELVEGQLKPKMSPKYKHSTLQLRLLMVLNQWCEQQKRGRVRPEWGVILQRQQKDWVPVPDLIYVSYERLPQAWNEDEPCPIVPELVVEIISPGQTFGEMTEKATDYLLAGVDQVWVVDTKARSVTVFERDSLPQTIWSNRSISVLPGFVLNVSDLFDVV encoded by the coding sequence ATGAATCGTACTGCACATCAACTTAGCCTTCAAAAGTTTCTGTCTCTGCCAGACAACGACCGCTACGAGTTGGTGGAGGGACAGCTTAAACCTAAAATGTCACCCAAATATAAACATTCGACCTTGCAACTACGTCTGTTAATGGTACTAAACCAATGGTGCGAGCAACAGAAGCGCGGTCGGGTTCGTCCTGAATGGGGTGTAATTTTACAACGACAGCAAAAAGATTGGGTTCCTGTTCCTGACCTAATCTATGTGTCCTACGAACGGCTACCTCAAGCGTGGAATGAGGATGAACCTTGTCCTATTGTACCGGAGTTAGTTGTAGAAATTATCTCTCCTGGTCAAACCTTTGGGGAAATGACCGAGAAAGCAACTGATTATCTACTTGCTGGTGTAGACCAAGTTTGGGTAGTAGACACCAAAGCGCGATCGGTTACAGTTTTTGAGCGCGATTCCTTACCGCAGACGATTTGGAGTAATCGCTCAATCAGCGTACTACCAGGTTTTGTCTTAAATGTTTCTGATTTGTTTGATGTAGTTTGA
- a CDS encoding class I SAM-dependent methyltransferase, which produces MNSKDIVRQGYDKVSYAYRNDEGNAAYPLDYAAWLSELTPLLPPESRVLELGCGCGLPVAQILSEDFAVTGVDISPVQIERAHSLVPRADFICADMTELDFPAQSFAAIVSLYAIIHVPLDEQPALFAKLFDWLQPEGYLLITVGSRAWTGTETDWLDVSGATMFWSHADVKTYESWLTEFGFKLRWSKLIPEGNGRHQLILAEKPENKSV; this is translated from the coding sequence ATGAACAGCAAAGATATTGTCCGACAAGGTTACGATAAAGTTTCTTATGCTTATCGCAATGACGAAGGCAATGCCGCATACCCTTTGGATTATGCCGCGTGGTTGTCGGAATTGACTCCGCTTCTGCCGCCCGAATCGAGAGTTTTGGAGTTGGGTTGCGGTTGCGGCTTGCCCGTCGCGCAAATCTTGAGCGAAGACTTCGCCGTCACAGGAGTTGATATTTCGCCTGTGCAGATTGAACGCGCACACAGCCTTGTTCCGCGTGCAGATTTTATTTGCGCTGATATGACCGAACTTGATTTTCCGGCACAGAGTTTCGCGGCAATCGTTTCTTTGTATGCGATAATTCACGTTCCACTTGATGAACAACCAGCTTTGTTTGCCAAGTTGTTTGACTGGTTACAACCTGAAGGCTATCTGCTGATTACTGTCGGAAGCCGCGCTTGGACTGGAACTGAAACGGATTGGCTGGACGTTTCCGGCGCAACAATGTTTTGGAGTCACGCCGACGTTAAAACTTATGAATCGTGGCTGACGGAGTTTGGTTTCAAGTTGCGTTGGAGTAAATTGATACCGGAAGGAAATGGCAGGCATCAACTTATACTTGCCGAAAAACCGGAAAACAAAAGCGTGTGA
- a CDS encoding Type 1 glutamine amidotransferase-like domain-containing protein yields MKAKAQSNNSMDVRAKQRLCYLACPSNSELRGGGFAPRHLNRWQHLLVLYDQPISYLYVYEVRHLMRRLMFYGDQAIAANQQIDQYLLKLLGTTAARIGYISSSSDPTRQYFILKRQYYQQYDLKLLLYVELDVEYNPDLVDQLFACDAIHLSGGNTYYFLYWLQQRGLMKRLQHYANHEGVLIGVSAGAIILTPDITSAQLCGDVPYAPLTICQGLELVDFAFVPHVQDTPEDYIRMQAYANQQQRVLYGCHDGDGVVVAGETVTLVGNVMRMTQTSA; encoded by the coding sequence GTGAAAGCGAAGGCGCAATCGAACAATTCAATGGACGTGAGGGCGAAACAGCGACTTTGTTATTTAGCTTGTCCGTCAAACTCGGAGTTGCGCGGTGGCGGTTTCGCCCCACGTCATCTCAACCGTTGGCAGCACTTATTGGTACTCTACGACCAGCCCATATCTTATCTGTATGTATATGAGGTGAGGCATCTTATGCGACGATTGATGTTCTACGGCGATCAGGCAATCGCAGCAAATCAGCAGATAGATCAGTATCTGCTGAAACTATTAGGCACAACCGCCGCACGCATTGGCTATATTTCTTCGTCAAGCGATCCAACCCGGCAGTACTTCATCCTAAAACGACAGTACTATCAGCAGTATGACCTCAAACTCTTGCTCTACGTTGAACTTGATGTCGAATACAATCCTGACCTTGTTGATCAGTTGTTCGCCTGTGATGCAATTCATTTATCTGGCGGTAATACCTATTACTTCTTGTACTGGCTCCAACAACGTGGTTTGATGAAGCGACTCCAGCACTATGCTAACCATGAAGGTGTGCTAATTGGCGTCAGTGCTGGAGCAATTATTCTGACACCGGACATAACCTCGGCACAGCTATGTGGTGATGTGCCGTATGCCCCGCTTACAATTTGTCAGGGATTGGAGCTAGTAGACTTTGCGTTTGTGCCGCATGTGCAGGATACGCCAGAAGATTATATCCGTATGCAAGCGTATGCCAACCAGCAGCAACGAGTTCTATACGGCTGTCATGATGGAGATGGGGTTGTTGTTGCTGGTGAAACGGTTACGTTGGTAGGTAATGTTATGAGGATGACGCAGACAAGTGCGTGA
- a CDS encoding SDR family oxidoreductase, protein MPEAVLKGRVALVTGVGRRKGIGFAIAQQLAILGADVFIHSFSPYDASQAWGADPDGVPALIATLQEHGTRIAHAEGNFLDPVVPHQIMNTAVQIFGHIDILVVNHAYSTTGNLEELTAAEIDIHLQVNVQGTLLLVQAFAAQHQGRSGGRVILLTSGQHLNPMPSELAYIASKGALHQLTLSLSAHLIPRGITVNAINPGATDTGYATAELYESVRAANPQGRWGQPEDAARLIGWLVTDDAQWVTGQVINSTGGGV, encoded by the coding sequence TTGCCTGAAGCAGTATTGAAAGGTCGCGTTGCTCTAGTGACAGGTGTTGGTCGGCGTAAAGGTATTGGTTTTGCGATCGCGCAACAGTTGGCAATATTAGGTGCAGACGTTTTCATTCATTCCTTTTCACCCTACGATGCGAGTCAGGCGTGGGGAGCCGATCCCGATGGGGTCCCTGCACTAATTGCGACGCTTCAAGAACATGGCACTCGAATTGCACATGCTGAAGGAAATTTTCTTGATCCGGTTGTGCCGCATCAAATCATGAATACTGCGGTGCAAATCTTTGGACACATCGATATCCTGGTTGTCAATCATGCTTACAGTACGACGGGAAATTTGGAAGAATTGACCGCTGCAGAAATTGACATACATTTGCAAGTGAATGTGCAAGGAACATTGTTGTTAGTGCAAGCCTTTGCGGCTCAACATCAGGGTCGTTCTGGTGGTCGAGTCATTCTCCTCACCTCTGGGCAACATCTCAATCCAATGCCAAGTGAACTTGCCTACATTGCGTCAAAGGGTGCGTTGCATCAACTCACGCTGAGTTTATCGGCTCATTTAATTCCGAGAGGGATTACTGTAAATGCCATAAACCCTGGTGCGACAGATACAGGATATGCGACTGCCGAACTCTACGAATCAGTGCGTGCAGCCAATCCTCAAGGGCGATGGGGGCAACCCGAAGATGCTGCCCGTTTGATTGGTTGGCTAGTAACCGATGATGCACAATGGGTGACTGGGCAGGTGATCAATTCGACAGGAGGTGGAGTTTGA
- a CDS encoding SDR family NAD(P)-dependent oxidoreductase — translation MAEDRGKKRVALVTGSTSGIGLAIAKRLAEDGYAVSFHSKSSVLVGQSLADAHPDSSYFQADLSAQSQSRNLITEVLSYHGRLDVLVNNAGISATIPHTSLKEASAEIWRNLYEVNVIAPWTLIAEAEIALRQSSSLACPSCILNISSHAGIRPKGASIPYSASKAALNHMTKLLAVSLAPQIRVNVIAPGLVESPMSKNWTAARNLWKERSPMGRGAQPEEIAQVASMLIASHYVTGEILISDGGLNLT, via the coding sequence GTGGCTGAAGATAGAGGCAAAAAAAGAGTTGCGCTTGTCACGGGTTCGACATCTGGGATAGGGCTGGCGATCGCAAAACGACTTGCCGAAGATGGCTATGCTGTTTCTTTTCATTCCAAGTCTTCGGTGCTGGTTGGGCAGTCATTAGCAGACGCGCATCCTGATTCATCTTATTTTCAGGCGGATCTATCTGCTCAAAGCCAATCTCGTAATTTGATTACTGAGGTTCTGTCGTATCATGGTCGGCTGGATGTATTGGTCAATAATGCAGGTATTAGTGCGACGATTCCACATACATCTCTGAAGGAAGCCTCAGCGGAGATCTGGCGAAATCTGTATGAGGTCAATGTCATTGCACCTTGGACGCTCATTGCCGAGGCTGAAATTGCGCTACGTCAGTCATCAAGTCTTGCCTGCCCTAGCTGCATTCTCAACATTAGCTCTCATGCTGGGATTCGCCCCAAAGGAGCCTCAATTCCATACTCTGCTAGTAAAGCTGCTCTGAACCACATGACAAAGTTGCTTGCCGTGAGTCTAGCGCCACAGATTCGTGTGAATGTGATCGCACCAGGTTTGGTTGAAAGTCCGATGAGCAAAAATTGGACAGCAGCACGAAACCTGTGGAAAGAGCGATCTCCGATGGGTCGGGGAGCACAACCAGAAGAGATCGCACAAGTAGCTTCCATGCTAATTGCCAGTCACTATGTTACAGGCGAGATCTTGATTTCAGATGGAGGGTTAAATCTCACTTAA
- a CDS encoding nucleotidyltransferase family protein codes for MHCTYLKEKIEPIKTLEEVKQWLGQHKSLLQDVIKVRELGVFGSYVRQEQTETSDVDVLVEFSENTEPIEIYQFINIHNWELHRGGLCLCSSEFIRTRIHAGDLLLFFKFYVHLC; via the coding sequence ATGCACTGTACTTACCTTAAGGAGAAGATAGAGCCTATAAAAACGCTGGAGGAAGTCAAGCAATGGCTGGGTCAACACAAGTCGTTGTTGCAAGACGTTATCAAAGTTCGGGAATTAGGGGTTTTCGGCTCCTATGTCAGGCAGGAGCAGACGGAAACCAGCGATGTTGACGTGCTGGTAGAGTTTTCGGAGAACACCGAGCCTATTGAAATTTATCAATTTATCAACATTCATAATTGGGAACTTCATAGAGGTGGACTTTGTTTGTGTAGCAGCGAATTCATTCGCACTCGCATTCATGCAGGAGATCTATTGCTATTCTTCAAGTTTTACGTACACCTCTGTTAG
- a CDS encoding GNAT family N-acetyltransferase, which yields MKVHLRIVTRENFRECLNLRVAESQKSLVATTTQSLAEAYVNPNLFPLAVYDSAVCGYEQPEMPMIGFAMYEIVAGVGFIMRLMIDSKYQRQGYGRATMIEVIRRLKLCPDVEIIATSYQKENDVAAKFYQSLGFRQWDISYARSHLTEVYVKLEE from the coding sequence ATGAAAGTTCACTTACGCATAGTTACGCGAGAAAATTTCCGAGAATGCTTGAATCTTCGGGTGGCAGAATCACAAAAGAGTTTAGTTGCTACTACCACGCAATCTTTAGCTGAAGCTTACGTTAATCCCAATCTTTTCCCCTTAGCTGTCTATGATTCTGCTGTCTGTGGTTACGAGCAACCCGAAATGCCGATGATTGGATTTGCGATGTATGAGATTGTTGCGGGTGTAGGATTCATCATGCGGTTAATGATTGATAGCAAGTATCAGCGTCAAGGCTATGGACGAGCTACCATGATTGAGGTAATTCGCCGCCTCAAGCTGTGTCCTGATGTTGAAATCATTGCTACTAGTTATCAAAAAGAGAATGATGTAGCTGCAAAGTTTTATCAGAGTTTAGGGTTTCGGCAATGGGATATTTCTTATGCACGATCGCATCTAACAGAGGTGTACGTAAAACTTGAAGAATAG
- a CDS encoding GNAT family N-acetyltransferase — protein MLSFPHLTTKRLLLRQATQEDAKAIFAIFSDSKVTQFHDLDTFTHLDEAIEVIERRSKGFESGRGIRWGIACQQDNCLIGSCGFTWDREANAAEVGYELASQFWQQGIMSEALRAILQYGFETTGLQYVIAEVMLENVASKKLLQKLGFQRHGILKQHGFWKGQYHDLEQFILTKDNRVRLLS, from the coding sequence ATGCTCTCTTTCCCACACCTTACAACAAAGCGGTTGCTACTTCGTCAGGCAACTCAAGAAGATGCTAAAGCTATTTTTGCTATATTTTCCGACTCTAAAGTGACTCAGTTTCACGATCTTGATACATTCACCCATCTTGATGAAGCAATTGAAGTCATTGAGCGAAGATCAAAAGGATTTGAAAGTGGGCGTGGTATACGCTGGGGAATTGCTTGTCAACAAGACAACTGTTTGATTGGTTCCTGCGGCTTCACATGGGATAGAGAAGCAAATGCTGCTGAGGTGGGTTATGAACTTGCCAGTCAGTTTTGGCAACAAGGCATCATGAGTGAAGCTTTACGTGCCATCCTGCAATATGGATTTGAAACTACAGGGCTACAGTATGTTATTGCAGAGGTGATGTTAGAGAATGTAGCCTCTAAAAAATTGTTGCAAAAACTAGGTTTCCAGAGACACGGTATATTGAAGCAGCATGGCTTTTGGAAAGGGCAGTATCATGACTTGGAGCAGTTTATCCTCACAAAAGACAATCGAGTTAGATTGTTAAGCTAA
- a CDS encoding heme-dependent oxidative N-demethylase family protein, translating into MKPIYLPFADGQWRMAMGLKPLQLQHWIEIDEDFSEELNYKNKLLKEHYSDVVGSLPGSEAGQREVLELILKHLLQYFPDYYQQQGNCVVNKITKQVWYLSDFTKNPLDLAGRLVQEDLCLMQLKREYILTAGSVCFPARWRLSEKLGRPLVQIHDPVPDYAQKLEQSVNKFFDRLKPEFPGYRLNWGIVDSPELCLTQRHSTEVFGADITAENAGEKLWLRVERQTLRRLPVSGGILFTIRTYVYPLKSVVSDPAIASQLAAVIEQIPPQMQIYKNIFPIQTVLLAYLERVVAF; encoded by the coding sequence GTGAAACCTATTTATCTACCCTTCGCAGATGGGCAATGGCGGATGGCAATGGGGTTAAAGCCTTTACAGTTGCAACATTGGATTGAAATTGATGAAGATTTTTCTGAGGAATTGAATTACAAAAACAAATTGCTCAAAGAACATTATTCAGATGTTGTGGGAAGTCTTCCAGGAAGTGAAGCAGGACAACGGGAAGTATTAGAACTGATATTGAAGCATTTATTGCAGTATTTTCCAGATTATTATCAGCAGCAGGGTAATTGTGTAGTGAATAAGATTACCAAACAAGTTTGGTATCTGAGTGATTTTACAAAAAATCCGCTTGATTTAGCTGGGCGCTTGGTGCAAGAAGATTTATGTTTAATGCAACTTAAACGTGAATATATACTGACAGCTGGTTCAGTGTGCTTTCCAGCGCGGTGGCGCTTGTCAGAAAAGTTGGGGCGTCCTTTGGTGCAGATTCACGATCCGGTTCCTGATTATGCCCAGAAGCTAGAACAATCTGTGAATAAATTCTTTGATCGCCTGAAGCCAGAATTTCCTGGGTATCGCCTGAATTGGGGAATTGTTGATTCTCCTGAATTGTGTCTAACTCAACGTCACAGTACTGAAGTATTTGGTGCAGATATTACTGCTGAAAATGCTGGGGAGAAGCTTTGGTTAAGAGTCGAGCGTCAAACACTGCGACGTTTACCTGTGAGTGGTGGTATTTTATTTACAATTCGTACTTACGTGTATCCGTTGAAGTCGGTTGTGAGCGATCCGGCGATCGCATCTCAACTAGCAGCAGTAATTGAGCAAATTCCTCCTCAAATGCAGATTTATAAAAATATCTTTCCTATTCAAACCGTACTTTTAGCGTATTTAGAGCGAGTCGTAGCTTTTTAA